Proteins from a genomic interval of Sphingomonas sp. Y38-1Y:
- a CDS encoding LacI family DNA-binding transcriptional regulator translates to MAGRNPRLEDVAAQAGVSAATVSRFLNNPAVVAAATGARIREAIEETGYVQNLAATTLASNRSRLIAALVPDIAQSIFNDTVEAMIDELSSDGNSVMLALTGPDNHRLTREINMALARRVDAIILTGIVSDAQMRARLQDSGITVIETWGLPPDPIDIAVGFSHRAVGEELARFLRGRGYRRPHLVVPRSTRSERRADGFAARWIHDGGTEPTRLSVNVPSHFGQGRLSFRALSDLPEMPDVVVCGSDWIAQGLIVEAQAAGIRVPDRLAVTGFGNLRLAGDMRPTITSVDVDGARIAREVMRVLRARATGQTIERHVDVGFRVIARESA, encoded by the coding sequence ATGGCAGGACGCAATCCGAGGCTGGAGGACGTGGCGGCGCAGGCGGGGGTGTCGGCCGCCACCGTCTCGCGCTTTCTCAACAACCCCGCGGTGGTCGCGGCGGCAACGGGCGCGCGCATCCGCGAAGCCATTGAAGAGACGGGCTATGTCCAGAATCTCGCCGCGACGACGCTGGCGAGCAACCGCAGCCGGCTGATCGCCGCGCTCGTCCCCGACATCGCCCAGTCGATCTTCAACGACACGGTCGAGGCGATGATCGACGAGCTGTCGAGCGACGGCAACAGCGTGATGCTGGCGCTGACCGGCCCCGACAATCACCGGCTGACGCGCGAGATCAACATGGCGCTCGCCCGCCGCGTCGACGCGATCATCCTGACCGGCATCGTCTCCGATGCACAAATGCGTGCGCGATTGCAGGATTCGGGCATCACGGTGATCGAGACCTGGGGCCTGCCGCCCGATCCGATCGACATCGCGGTCGGGTTCTCGCACCGCGCGGTCGGCGAGGAGCTGGCGCGCTTCCTGCGCGGACGCGGCTATCGCCGGCCGCATCTGGTGGTGCCGCGTTCGACGCGGTCGGAGCGGCGAGCCGACGGGTTCGCGGCGCGCTGGATCCATGACGGCGGGACCGAACCGACGCGGCTGAGCGTCAATGTTCCCAGTCACTTCGGCCAGGGCCGGCTGTCGTTCCGCGCCCTGTCGGACCTGCCCGAGATGCCCGACGTGGTGGTCTGCGGCTCCGACTGGATCGCGCAGGGGCTGATCGTCGAGGCGCAGGCGGCGGGCATCCGTGTGCCCGATCGGCTGGCCGTGACGGGGTTCGGCAACCTCCGGCTGGCCGGCGACATGCGCCCGACCATCACCTCGGTCGACGTCGATGGCGCGAGGATCGCCCGCGAGGTGATGCGCGTGCTTCGCGCCCGCGCCACTGGGCAGACGATCGAGCGGCACGTCGATGTCGGCTTTCGCGTGATCGCTCGCGAAAGCGCATGA
- a CDS encoding alpha/beta hydrolase gives MTGLKRLHRATAALALILATAAQAPTPRTATGTLPGGARWIEQVPAEWNGTLLLYSRGYSPRAGDPEPAPRGTGDALMAQGYALLASDYGSGGWALEQAVPAQRAALAEFAKRHGKPKRVIAWGYSMGGLVTTALAEAPGSGIDGAAPMCASIGGSLGMMNMALDGAYAFRTLVAPDAGIRLVRIDDDRANGKRVADALAAAIRTPEGRARVALAGVLAGIPDWTSAGEPAPARGDADAVAAEIARAFVMGVYLPRTDQEARAGGVFSWNTGVDYRAQLARSGRRAAVAALYARAGLDLDADLERLNAGERVAADPRAVSYMRAHYQPNARPLVPLLAVQTAGDGLTAPAMQRGYAEAARGGVRSIYANRAGHCTFSPEEVVGAIRMLDQRIERGRWPATPAIFPSHRPAPMLRPCVRGGTCR, from the coding sequence ATGACGGGACTGAAGCGTTTGCACCGGGCGACTGCGGCCCTGGCGCTCATCCTCGCCACCGCGGCACAGGCGCCGACCCCGCGCACCGCGACCGGCACGCTGCCCGGCGGCGCGCGCTGGATCGAACAGGTGCCGGCGGAATGGAACGGCACGCTGCTCCTCTACTCGCGCGGCTACAGCCCGCGCGCCGGCGATCCCGAGCCGGCGCCGCGCGGGACGGGCGACGCGCTGATGGCGCAGGGCTATGCCCTGCTTGCGTCGGATTATGGCAGCGGCGGCTGGGCGCTCGAACAGGCGGTGCCGGCACAGCGTGCGGCGCTCGCCGAATTCGCGAAGCGCCATGGCAAGCCGAAGCGCGTGATCGCCTGGGGCTATTCGATGGGCGGCCTCGTCACCACCGCGCTGGCCGAGGCGCCGGGGAGCGGGATCGATGGCGCCGCGCCGATGTGCGCGTCGATCGGTGGATCGCTCGGCATGATGAACATGGCGCTCGACGGCGCCTATGCCTTCCGCACCCTCGTCGCGCCCGATGCCGGCATCCGTCTGGTTCGGATCGACGACGACCGCGCCAACGGCAAGCGCGTTGCCGATGCGCTCGCGGCAGCGATCCGGACGCCGGAAGGTCGCGCGCGCGTGGCGCTGGCGGGCGTGCTCGCTGGCATTCCCGACTGGACCAGCGCCGGCGAGCCCGCACCCGCGCGCGGCGACGCCGATGCGGTGGCCGCCGAGATCGCCCGGGCGTTCGTCATGGGCGTGTACCTGCCGCGCACCGATCAGGAGGCGCGGGCGGGCGGCGTCTTCTCCTGGAACACCGGGGTCGACTATCGCGCGCAGCTCGCCCGATCCGGCCGGCGCGCGGCCGTCGCGGCGCTCTATGCCAGGGCAGGGCTGGACCTGGACGCCGATCTCGAGCGCCTGAACGCCGGCGAGCGGGTTGCCGCCGATCCGAGGGCGGTCTCCTACATGCGCGCGCATTATCAGCCGAACGCGCGGCCGCTCGTCCCGCTGCTCGCCGTGCAGACCGCGGGTGACGGCCTCACCGCGCCTGCGATGCAGCGCGGCTATGCCGAGGCGGCGCGCGGCGGCGTCCGCTCGATCTATGCGAACCGCGCGGGGCATTGCACTTTCTCGCCCGAGGAGGTGGTCGGCGCGATCCGCATGCTCGACCAGCGGATCGAGCGGGGTCGCTGGCCGGCGACTCCCGCGATCTTCCCGTCGCACCGCCCCGCGCCGATGCTGCGGCCGTGCGTGCGCGGCGGAACCTGTCGCTAA
- a CDS encoding MmgE/PrpD family protein has protein sequence MFCLETISADIAQHFARTTFAELPATTVHATRRALLDAVGVMLAATGLAEDVAPYQAHAAETPGPCRLLGSGARTSPAMAALANGSLAHALDFGDTFDAGPAHPNAATVPALLALADADPAITTGELLTAMALGADLACRLSIAAPRPYEAGGWYPPPLVNTIAAAAACAKLLGLTADGIRDAMGLALLQASFPAEIKLDPTSPLRGVREGFAARAAVEAALLARAGARAFAQPLEGAGGFFAVYAGGPPTPALWDGMGETWLGERVSFKPWPACRGTHPYIEAALALRDRVDPAAITSIEAETGPIQAMLIRPGKARPQSAIDARFSIPYTVARALIDGQVDLDSFTPARRQEAQVLALTDRVIERANPAWTRAEAASGSLTIVLNDGTRHHHAVTTPMGSPERPIDDAALTAKFVACASHAARAIDGDVAEALAGRLLGGDPAVPAASLLSLD, from the coding sequence ATGTTTTGCCTCGAAACCATTTCGGCCGATATCGCCCAACATTTCGCGCGGACGACCTTTGCCGAGCTGCCCGCAACGACCGTCCATGCGACCCGCCGCGCGCTGCTCGACGCGGTCGGGGTGATGCTCGCGGCAACGGGGCTGGCGGAGGATGTCGCGCCTTATCAGGCGCATGCGGCGGAGACACCGGGACCGTGCCGGCTGCTCGGCAGCGGCGCGCGGACGAGCCCGGCGATGGCGGCGCTCGCCAACGGCTCGCTCGCGCATGCGCTCGATTTCGGCGACACCTTCGATGCGGGGCCGGCGCACCCCAATGCCGCGACAGTGCCGGCGCTGCTCGCGCTGGCCGACGCCGATCCGGCGATCACGACGGGCGAGCTGCTGACCGCGATGGCGCTGGGCGCCGACCTTGCCTGTCGCCTGTCGATCGCGGCGCCGCGCCCCTATGAGGCAGGCGGCTGGTATCCGCCGCCATTGGTCAACACGATCGCCGCCGCGGCCGCCTGTGCCAAGCTGCTCGGCTTGACGGCCGACGGCATCCGCGATGCGATGGGGCTCGCCCTCCTCCAGGCGAGCTTTCCCGCCGAGATCAAGCTCGACCCCACCTCTCCCCTGCGCGGCGTGCGCGAGGGGTTCGCGGCGCGCGCGGCGGTGGAGGCGGCTTTGCTCGCCCGCGCCGGTGCCCGCGCCTTTGCGCAGCCGCTGGAGGGGGCGGGCGGCTTCTTCGCCGTCTATGCCGGCGGGCCGCCTACGCCCGCCTTGTGGGACGGAATGGGCGAGACCTGGCTGGGCGAGCGCGTCAGCTTCAAGCCCTGGCCCGCCTGTCGCGGCACGCACCCCTATATCGAGGCGGCACTGGCGCTGCGGGATCGCGTCGATCCTGCCGCCATCACGTCGATCGAGGCCGAGACCGGCCCGATCCAGGCGATGCTGATCCGCCCCGGCAAGGCGCGCCCGCAAAGCGCGATCGATGCGCGGTTCAGCATCCCCTACACCGTCGCGCGCGCACTGATCGACGGGCAGGTCGACCTCGACAGCTTCACACCCGCACGACGCCAGGAGGCGCAGGTCCTGGCACTCACCGACCGCGTGATCGAGCGCGCCAATCCCGCCTGGACGCGCGCCGAGGCGGCGAGCGGGTCGCTGACGATCGTCCTGAACGACGGCACGCGCCACCACCATGCGGTCACCACCCCGATGGGCAGCCCCGAGCGGCCGATCGACGATGCCGCGCTGACGGCGAAGTTCGTCGCTTGTGCCAGCCACGCT